GGGCGCAGGCTGCCCCCAGCAGCGCGCCGCCCACCACGTCCAGGGGGTAGTGAACCCCTACATACACTCTGGAAAAGGACATTACCACGGCCAGGGAGAGGGCGGGCAGGGCCAGGGCCGGTATTTTCCGGGCCAGCACGAGGCCCGAAGCAAAAGCGTTGGCCGCGTGTCCGGAGGGGAAAGAAAAGGAATGAGGCGGAGGCACCAGCAAATCGACGCCCGGCAGGGTTTCAAAAGGCCTGGGCCGCCTGAACAGGTGTTTTAAACCTTCTTCCCCGGCCAGGTAGCTCACCAGCAGGGCCGCCAGCATCAGCAGGGCGGCTCTCTTTACAACCGGCCGGCCGGAAAAAAACATGGCCAATCCG
The window above is part of the Pelotomaculum thermopropionicum SI genome. Proteins encoded here:
- the PgpB gene encoding membrane-associated phospholipid phosphatase, translating into MRLDAGLFNQINHGLHNSFFDFIMPLISRAGEGGLIWIVFGLAMFFSGRPVVKRAALLMLAALLVSYLAGEEGLKHLFRRPRPFETLPGVDLLVPPPHSFSFPSGHAANAFASGLVLARKIPALALPALSLAVVMSFSRVYVGVHYPLDVVGGALLGAACALLVLKGEAAVLHVPEKTKPPFMS